The Actinosynnema mirum DSM 43827 genomic interval TTCACGCCGTCCGCCGCGGTGATGTCCGGCTTCTGCCGCACCTCGGACGCGGGCGAGCCGTCCGGCGCGAAGAACACCCGGCGCGGACCGTCGGAGGTGAAGCGCTCCGGCTGCTGCGCCGAGGTGAACGAGCCGGGGAACGGGCCGGTCGGGTTGGCCGGGTCGCCCGGCTCCAGGTCGAACGACAGCGCGCCCGCCGCCGGGGCAGCCGCGACGCTGATCGCGCCCTTGGCCGCCGAGTGGCCGCGCGAGACGCCCGGCGTGGCGAAGCCCTTGAGGCCGTCCGCCGAGTCCTTGAACCGGCCGCCGAGCGCGCTCAGCGCCAGGTACTTGTCGTCACCCCGGAACTTCACGACCGCCAGGCGCAGCCCCGAACCCGAGGCGGGCGTGTCGATCCGCTCGTACGGGTTCTGCGTGCCGTCCTGGATGTTCTGGCTGAACGAGACGACCGCGCCCGCCGAGTTCACCAGGTACAGGTCGTAGTCGTTGAACGACCGGTTCAGCGGGTCAGCCCAGAACAGCGTGACCGGCACGCCGGTCGAGTACGCCGACAGCGGGTTGAGCACCTGCTTGGCGTTCGGGGCCGGGTCGAAGTCGTGCGCGGTGCCCGCGAACTTCCCGATGCCCACGCCCGAGTCGACGAACTGGCCCTCCCAGTGGCCGGAGGTGCCCGCCGCGACGCTGCCCTCGTTGCCCGCCGAGGAGAAGTACACCGCGCCGTCGGCGGCGACCGCGTCCACCGCCTGCGCGATGATGCCGTCCTGGAACGGCGACTCGTTGAAGTACAGGACGTCGTCGACGATCACGTCGCAGCCCGCCTGGAAGCGCAGGGCCCTGATGTTGTCGGCGAAGCCGGCGTCGCTGGTGAACGCCGTGGCGAAGCCGAGCTCCGCGTTGGGCGCCACGTCGTGCAGGATCTCCAGCATCGCCGTGCCCTCGTCGCCGGAGCCCTCCTGGCCCGGCAGCACGTCCACGGCGGGCAGCTCACCGGCCGCCTGCGACACCGCGAGCGAGCGCACGCCGTCCGACAGCGCGCACAGCTTCACGGCGGTGCCGGTGACCCGGTGCTCCTGGCGGGCGGTGTCGGTGGCCTGCGCCCGGTCGCCCTCGGAGGTGACGACCGCGTCCGCGCCGACCCGCTCCAGCGCCTCGCGGGTGCGCCGCTCGACCTCGGCGCCCCGCTCCTCCTTCGACTGCTTCGACTCCTCGGAAGCCTTGTCCCGCTTGGACTTCGCGTCCTGCTGGTGGAAGGTCTTCGCGTCCGCCGCGGTCTCCACGCGCCGCACGTCGGAGCGGCCCGAGATGGTGGTGAGCGACGCCAGCGGCAGCTGCGCGCGGATCGTGGCGCCCTCGGTCGAGACCGACCGGACCGCCCCGCCGGCGGACTTCACGGCGTTGACGAGGTCGTCGCTGACCTTGTGGGCGCGGATGTCCACCAGCACGGCGGACCCGTTCTGAACCTCTACCCCCGTCTGCACCGAGGGGAGCTTGGCCCGCGTCCCGGCGTCGGCGCGTCGTCGCTGCTCGACCACCAGGGAGCTGTCCACTTTGGACTCCGCCGGGGAGGCGGACTTCTTGATCTCCTGCAGGGCCGCGATCTGCGCGGCCGTCGTGTCCTCGACACCCCTGCTCGCCTTGGGCGGGTCCGCCGCTGCCGGAGCCGTCGAACCCAGCAGCAGCGCTAACGCCGCGGAGCCCGCGATGATCAGGGTGTCGCTTCTTCGGGACCGGCGTTTCGGTGAGCGCACAGGCGTCTCCCCCACGTTGATGCGTGCCCCGACGCACGCGGCCGACGATCGGATGTCACCGATCGAGGGGTCAACGTATTGGCCAGCCCTGATTACCGTCTGCGGCCGTTCAGGCTACTTGCCGCAGTTACCCCGTACATCACAGTTCACAGAACGAAGGCGTCTGTCCAGAGTTGCCCGGTTCGTCCGGACAGGGCCTCCAGCAGCGCGGATGCCTGGTTGTCGGTGAGCGAGGCGGTGAAATCCACGACCGCCCGACCACGCGCGAGCGAGCGCACCGCGTCCGGGCCGGACGGTTTTTCACCGGTAGCGCCGACAAGAGCCCCAGGGTCGTCCAGTGCCAACCGGGCGTACTCCTGCTCGGCCAGTTCGACCAGGTCGTGCAACCTGCGCGGCAACCTGCCGACCTCGTGCCGGTCGGTCACCCACTGCTCCAGCGCCTCCACGAGCGCGGTGAGCAACCGGGCCTGACCACGCTGGTGCAGCGCGAGATCCGGCCGCAGCAGCACGAACCGCCGGTGCACGAACTTGAGCACCTGCACCTCGTGCCACTGAGCTTGCGCGAGCACCACGTGCCCGGACCGCGTCGTGGGCTCCTCCAGCACGCCCACCGCGTCCACGAGTCTGCGCGTCCACCGCGCGGAGAACCCGGCCACCGCCTGCTCGGCCTCGGTGGAC includes:
- a CDS encoding S8 family serine peptidase → MRSPKRRSRRSDTLIIAGSAALALLLGSTAPAAADPPKASRGVEDTTAAQIAALQEIKKSASPAESKVDSSLVVEQRRRADAGTRAKLPSVQTGVEVQNGSAVLVDIRAHKVSDDLVNAVKSAGGAVRSVSTEGATIRAQLPLASLTTISGRSDVRRVETAADAKTFHQQDAKSKRDKASEESKQSKEERGAEVERRTREALERVGADAVVTSEGDRAQATDTARQEHRVTGTAVKLCALSDGVRSLAVSQAAGELPAVDVLPGQEGSGDEGTAMLEILHDVAPNAELGFATAFTSDAGFADNIRALRFQAGCDVIVDDVLYFNESPFQDGIIAQAVDAVAADGAVYFSSAGNEGSVAAGTSGHWEGQFVDSGVGIGKFAGTAHDFDPAPNAKQVLNPLSAYSTGVPVTLFWADPLNRSFNDYDLYLVNSAGAVVSFSQNIQDGTQNPYERIDTPASGSGLRLAVVKFRGDDKYLALSALGGRFKDSADGLKGFATPGVSRGHSAAKGAISVAAAPAAGALSFDLEPGDPANPTGPFPGSFTSAQQPERFTSDGPRRVFFAPDGSPASEVRQKPDITAADGVNTSVAGFKPFFGTSAAAPNAAGIAGLVLSGNPTLTPAEVRAALVGTAIDIAAPGVDNQTGAGVVRGDLALDYTGASPQPLAKAATPTIANDNDGSRYLKPGTTATVTLPVANTGDGTAASTSVVLTSSTPGVTIAPRSKYYGNVDPGQTLTGTFKVTVPASQTIGSVVKLDARVTYAGATSPTTSVFQLPVGEPSSEVKTFGFTGVTAIPDSSTVGVSVQIPVTGVGVLSSLKFVIGGETCTTAEKATTVGVDHSYVGDLVGTLTSPSGASATLFQRHGSSGNNLCQVVFDDSATAAFSSVTSAQAPFTGSWRPVTPLAPLLNGSADGTWTFKVVDSAASDTGSVRDVALKVTGYV